The Heyndrickxia vini genome contains a region encoding:
- a CDS encoding SIS domain-containing protein, translating to MFSLNQEKLVPLGASITTAEIKQQPDLWAETYALYKDKRSDIEAFLQKLSERHDRVRVIFTGAGTSAYVGETVLPYLKGKVDEQKWEFLSIPTTTLVSNPYQFLKADFPTLLVSFARSGNSPESVAAVELAEQLVKDFYQITITCAKNGELAKRAQDDTNNLLLLMPEKSNDQGFAMTGSYSCMTLTALLVFDPLSVEEKLSIVKTIRQMGESVISREDFIQKIISADFDRIIYLGSGSLEGLSREAQLKVLELTAGKIVTAFDSSLAFRHGPKSFVNEKSLVFVFVSNNPYTRQYDLDILNELQQDDIANGIYAISVEGETNYDGNTFLFDSDAQCVPDAYLALPFVMIGQTVSLLTSVKVGNKPDTPSPTGMVNRVVKGVTIHEYV from the coding sequence ATGTTTTCATTAAATCAAGAAAAATTAGTACCATTAGGTGCTTCGATTACAACTGCGGAGATTAAACAGCAGCCTGATTTATGGGCTGAAACGTATGCATTGTATAAGGATAAACGTAGTGATATCGAAGCATTTCTACAAAAACTATCAGAAAGACACGATCGGGTTCGCGTCATATTTACTGGTGCAGGAACATCTGCCTATGTAGGCGAAACCGTTCTGCCATACTTAAAAGGAAAAGTGGATGAACAAAAGTGGGAGTTTTTAAGTATTCCGACAACCACTTTAGTATCGAACCCCTATCAATTTTTAAAAGCAGATTTCCCAACCTTGTTAGTTTCTTTTGCTAGAAGCGGAAATAGCCCGGAAAGTGTTGCAGCTGTTGAATTAGCGGAACAGCTAGTAAAGGACTTCTATCAAATAACAATTACCTGTGCAAAAAATGGAGAATTAGCAAAACGAGCGCAAGACGATACGAATAATTTGCTGTTATTGATGCCTGAAAAATCGAATGATCAAGGATTTGCCATGACCGGTAGCTATTCATGTATGACACTAACTGCATTGCTCGTTTTTGATCCTTTGTCAGTTGAAGAAAAATTGTCGATTGTTAAAACAATTCGCCAAATGGGCGAAAGTGTCATAAGCAGAGAGGATTTTATTCAAAAAATTATTTCTGCTGATTTTGATCGTATTATTTACCTTGGTTCAGGTAGTTTAGAGGGACTCTCAAGAGAAGCGCAGTTAAAAGTATTGGAATTAACCGCTGGTAAAATTGTGACTGCTTTTGATTCCTCACTCGCTTTTAGACACGGTCCAAAATCATTTGTTAATGAAAAATCGTTGGTATTTGTGTTTGTTTCCAATAATCCGTATACACGTCAATATGATTTGGATATTTTAAATGAATTGCAGCAGGATGACATCGCAAATGGAATATATGCGATATCTGTGGAAGGTGAAACGAACTATGATGGAAATACCTTCTTATTTGATAGCGATGCACAATGTGTACCGGATGCATACTTGGCACTACCATTTGTCATGATCGGGCAAACGGTCTCACTGCTCACATCCGTAAAAGTAGGAAATAAACCGGATACCCCATCTCCGACTGGAATGGTGAACCGGGTTGTTAAAGGCGTTACCATCCACGAATACGTTTGA
- a CDS encoding ROK family protein has protein sequence MKKAIGIDIGGTKIAAAIITESGELLKRTEVKSDPSDREKMFGRVVEAVEQVLENSAISIDDIKGIGVGVPGKVDRAKGIAVFQNNLPWAQFPIMDRLRERFGTERISIDNDVYMAAFAEWKAVQGKSDETFVYVTISTGISCSIIHKGSFFRGAGFAGELGLIPVLSKGTNKPLEKVAAGPAIQQFAARELQAEQIVTKDVFAGYTNGLPEYHSIINEVTDYLAQGLYSISSLLDPHKIVFGGSVIVNNPFLLKLIKKKLNIYQLPEQQHILEHMSISTLKQNNGVVGAGLRVFESN, from the coding sequence ATGAAAAAAGCAATCGGCATTGATATTGGGGGGACAAAGATTGCCGCGGCAATCATTACGGAATCGGGAGAATTACTTAAGCGTACAGAAGTAAAAAGTGATCCTTCAGACCGTGAAAAGATGTTTGGTCGAGTCGTCGAGGCGGTGGAACAAGTCCTTGAAAACTCAGCAATTTCTATCGATGACATCAAAGGTATCGGGGTAGGAGTACCAGGTAAAGTGGATCGTGCGAAAGGCATTGCTGTTTTTCAAAATAATTTGCCTTGGGCACAATTTCCCATTATGGACCGTTTACGAGAGCGATTTGGTACTGAACGAATCTCAATCGACAATGATGTCTACATGGCGGCTTTTGCCGAATGGAAAGCAGTACAGGGGAAAAGTGATGAGACCTTTGTCTACGTAACTATAAGTACGGGAATCTCCTGTTCTATTATTCATAAAGGTTCGTTTTTCAGGGGAGCAGGATTTGCTGGGGAGCTAGGTTTAATTCCTGTCCTTTCTAAAGGAACCAATAAGCCTTTGGAAAAAGTAGCAGCTGGACCGGCTATCCAACAATTTGCTGCACGGGAATTGCAAGCAGAACAAATAGTTACGAAAGATGTATTTGCAGGCTATACAAATGGGCTGCCGGAATATCATTCGATCATTAATGAAGTGACCGACTATTTAGCGCAAGGCCTCTATTCGATTTCCAGCTTATTGGATCCGCACAAAATCGTTTTTGGCGGCAGTGTCATTGTAAACAATCCTTTTCTACTAAAGTTGATCAAGAAAAAACTAAACATCTATCAACTCCCTGAGCAACAGCATATTTTAGAGCATATGAGCATTAGCACATTAAAGCAAAATAACGGTGTCGTTGGTGCTGGACTAAGAGTATTTGAAAGTAATTAA
- a CDS encoding carbohydrate ABC transporter permease, producing the protein MVVPFLWMILTSLKTYAESIQVPPVIIPKDFQWENYKEVFGLLPFFKFMFNTIIITVLRTAGQLFLCSLAAYAFARIEFLGRNILFMLALAVLMVPGQVFLLPQYMIMVKLGWLNTLQAVIVPGIFSAFGTFLLRQFFMGLPKELEEAARLDGCNHFQIYWRIMLPLAKPGLIALGIFTTLWSWNELMWPMIVNSSPESMTLSVGLSSLQGQFLTNYPILMAGSFLAILPMLILFMILQKQFIEGIAVTGGK; encoded by the coding sequence ATGGTGGTTCCTTTTTTATGGATGATCCTGACCTCGTTAAAAACCTATGCGGAGTCAATCCAGGTTCCGCCTGTTATTATTCCAAAGGATTTCCAATGGGAGAACTACAAAGAGGTTTTTGGACTGCTGCCTTTTTTCAAATTTATGTTTAATACCATTATTATTACTGTTTTACGGACAGCCGGTCAGTTGTTCCTGTGTTCGTTAGCAGCCTATGCCTTTGCTCGGATTGAATTTCTAGGCAGGAATATTCTATTTATGTTAGCACTAGCAGTTTTAATGGTACCAGGGCAAGTGTTTTTATTGCCGCAATATATGATTATGGTAAAGCTTGGCTGGCTGAATACTTTACAAGCAGTGATAGTCCCGGGTATTTTTAGTGCATTCGGTACTTTCCTGTTACGACAATTCTTTATGGGGCTACCAAAGGAATTAGAAGAGGCGGCACGACTGGATGGCTGCAACCATTTTCAAATTTATTGGAGAATTATGCTACCGCTAGCAAAGCCTGGTCTAATTGCGTTAGGGATTTTCACCACGCTTTGGAGCTGGAATGAATTGATGTGGCCGATGATTGTGAATAGTTCTCCGGAATCGATGACACTTTCGGTTGGATTGTCATCACTCCAAGGTCAATTTTTAACTAACTATCCAATACTTATGGCTGGCTCCTTTTTAGCTATACTGCCAATGCTGATTTTATTTATGATCTTGCAAAAGCAATTTATTGAAGGTATTGCAGTAACAGGTGGTAAATAA
- a CDS encoding carbohydrate ABC transporter permease — protein MKETPLQAEVKAPKKLKVPNLTKTRKRSDYLWAYLMIAPTMLGLFIFYLWPIIQTFYYSFTEWGAFGQYEWSGLDNYKRMLEDSNLLKSFKNTGIYIIFTVPIGIFLSILVAVLLNQKIKGKSVYRTLYFLPVITMPAAIAMVWKWLFNSDYGLLNYLLSLIGIKGPQWVSDPKIALFSIIVVAIWSGIGYNMVIFLSGLQGIPKMYYEAAEIDGAGPIKVFFKITLPLLSPVIFFVSIMSLIGAFQVFDLIFMMIGKGSTALENTQSIVYLFYQHAFVLNDKGYAAAIAVLLLIVILIITAIQMVLQKKWVHYD, from the coding sequence ATGAAAGAAACTCCTCTACAGGCGGAAGTGAAAGCACCAAAAAAATTAAAGGTACCCAACTTAACAAAGACAAGGAAACGTTCCGATTATCTTTGGGCATATTTGATGATTGCACCTACCATGTTAGGATTGTTTATTTTTTACTTATGGCCGATCATTCAGACCTTTTACTATAGTTTTACCGAATGGGGCGCATTTGGGCAATACGAATGGTCAGGGCTAGATAATTATAAGCGGATGCTTGAGGATTCCAACCTTTTAAAATCGTTTAAGAATACAGGGATTTATATTATTTTTACTGTCCCAATAGGAATATTCTTATCCATTCTTGTAGCTGTTCTCTTGAACCAGAAAATAAAAGGGAAATCGGTTTATCGTACGTTATACTTTTTGCCTGTGATTACGATGCCGGCAGCCATCGCAATGGTTTGGAAATGGCTTTTTAATTCTGATTATGGACTACTAAACTATTTATTATCCTTAATTGGAATCAAGGGACCGCAGTGGGTAAGCGATCCGAAAATCGCCCTTTTTTCAATTATTGTAGTAGCCATTTGGAGCGGAATCGGCTATAACATGGTCATCTTCCTCTCAGGACTGCAAGGGATTCCAAAAATGTATTATGAAGCAGCGGAAATTGATGGGGCTGGCCCAATCAAGGTGTTCTTTAAAATTACACTGCCACTGCTATCTCCGGTTATTTTCTTTGTGTCGATCATGTCTCTCATCGGTGCATTCCAAGTGTTTGACTTGATTTTCATGATGATTGGAAAAGGAAGTACAGCGCTGGAAAATACGCAGTCAATCGTTTATTTATTCTATCAGCATGCCTTTGTATTAAACGATAAGGGATATGCTGCTGCCATTGCAGTTCTTTTGTTAATTGTTATCCTGATTATTACTGCGATTCAAATGGTTTTACAGAAAAAGTGGGTTCATTATGATTAA
- a CDS encoding ABC transporter substrate-binding protein produces the protein MKKWLIMLLTVVLGLVGLAGCSGNKASSDAKDGKVEITYGFWDKKQVPAIDEIIKLFNEKYPNIKVKKEITPYGQYFQKLETAATGGALPDVLWMNGAHVVQYAEGKVILPLSDMAKKDIYSLDNYPKSLIDLYTVDGKVYGIPKDYDTTGLWYNKKIFDEAGVPYPDDTWDWNKLKEVAKQLTNKDKGIWGYAAMMGNQGGYYDFIWQNGGHIISEDGKSAGFDQPEAIEALKYNISFIKEGLSPTQAQMTETAASELFSSGKVAMMFDGPWMVPEYKKNPDLDVAVVPKGKKRAVAIHGLSNVIAANTKHQDAAWKFVQFLGSKEAAEVYAKTGTVIPAFNGTQDAWKKAVPNLNLQAFIDGAEYSVPLPSVKNTGEIWQYEIDILKKAWSEEVSVEDAVKELTQKVNEALSKK, from the coding sequence ATGAAAAAATGGCTAATAATGCTTTTAACCGTAGTTCTAGGATTAGTGGGGCTTGCTGGGTGCAGTGGTAATAAAGCCTCAAGTGATGCAAAGGATGGAAAAGTCGAAATTACCTATGGTTTTTGGGATAAGAAGCAAGTCCCTGCCATTGATGAGATAATCAAATTATTTAACGAGAAATATCCAAACATTAAGGTGAAAAAAGAGATTACTCCTTATGGTCAATACTTCCAAAAGCTTGAAACAGCTGCAACGGGTGGTGCTTTGCCTGACGTTCTTTGGATGAATGGTGCTCACGTTGTCCAATATGCAGAAGGAAAAGTGATCCTTCCATTAAGTGATATGGCGAAAAAAGATATCTATAGCTTAGATAATTATCCGAAATCGCTAATCGATCTTTATACTGTCGATGGAAAAGTTTATGGGATACCAAAAGACTATGATACAACAGGATTATGGTACAACAAAAAAATCTTTGATGAGGCAGGTGTCCCGTATCCTGACGACACTTGGGACTGGAATAAGTTAAAAGAAGTAGCGAAACAGCTGACAAACAAAGATAAAGGTATCTGGGGCTATGCTGCAATGATGGGCAACCAAGGCGGATATTATGATTTCATTTGGCAAAATGGCGGCCATATTATTTCTGAGGATGGCAAGTCCGCTGGATTCGATCAGCCTGAAGCGATTGAGGCGCTTAAATACAATATTAGCTTCATTAAAGAAGGCTTGTCACCAACCCAAGCGCAAATGACAGAAACAGCTGCATCCGAGTTATTCTCTTCAGGAAAAGTAGCAATGATGTTCGATGGTCCTTGGATGGTTCCAGAATATAAGAAAAATCCTGATTTAGATGTTGCTGTTGTGCCAAAGGGGAAAAAACGCGCGGTAGCGATTCACGGGTTATCCAATGTGATTGCAGCTAATACGAAACATCAAGATGCTGCATGGAAGTTTGTTCAGTTCTTAGGCTCTAAAGAGGCTGCAGAGGTTTATGCGAAAACAGGAACAGTCATCCCGGCATTTAACGGTACACAAGATGCTTGGAAAAAAGCAGTTCCAAATTTAAATCTTCAAGCATTCATTGATGGTGCAGAATATTCTGTTCCACTTCCAAGTGTGAAAAACACAGGGGAAATTTGGCAATATGAAATAGATATTCTGAAAAAGGCTTGGAGCGAGGAAGTAAGTGTAGAAGATGCTGTAAAAGAATTAACGCAAAAAGTAAATGAGGCTCTATCTAAAAAGTAA
- a CDS encoding Gfo/Idh/MocA family protein → MKKMTALLIGAGDRGARAYAPYALAYPNELEIVGVAEPINERRTKLQQTHNIAAEYCYEAWEDVLNLDKKIADIAIICTLDRNHFKPTMRALELGYHVLLEKPMSPDPLECIAMEQAAKKYNRQLTIGHVLRYTDFWSTIQKVIAKGEIGEVVSLQLNENVEVMHMSHSFVRGNWNNKEMSSPMILQKSCHDMDIISFVIGKQCKRISSYGSLMHFKEENAPAGAPKRCLDGCPAELECPFHSGRYYLGEGKGWAKKFTEDYTNEGIIKALQETPYGKCVYRSDNNVVDHQVVNMEFEDGATATFSMCGFTREQTRIVQIMGTKGEIRGNMEENSISIFDFLTKQETIIKFDNPVGGHGGGDNGIMRTFLREIQFGNQGESVSSTSASVRSHLMAFAAEESRLNEGQSMNIDDYYHILLENLNA, encoded by the coding sequence ATGAAAAAAATGACAGCGCTTCTTATCGGTGCGGGTGACAGAGGAGCACGGGCATATGCGCCATATGCCTTAGCCTATCCGAATGAATTAGAAATTGTCGGAGTGGCAGAGCCAATTAACGAAAGAAGAACGAAATTACAACAAACACACAATATTGCAGCTGAGTATTGTTACGAGGCATGGGAAGATGTATTAAATCTCGACAAAAAGATTGCTGACATTGCGATTATTTGTACACTTGACCGTAATCATTTTAAACCAACGATGAGAGCTTTGGAGCTTGGCTATCATGTATTACTCGAAAAACCAATGTCCCCTGATCCGCTAGAGTGTATTGCGATGGAACAGGCGGCAAAAAAATATAATCGTCAGCTGACAATCGGACATGTACTAAGGTATACCGACTTTTGGTCTACCATTCAAAAGGTGATTGCCAAAGGGGAAATTGGCGAGGTTGTATCGCTGCAGTTAAATGAAAATGTAGAAGTGATGCATATGTCCCACAGTTTTGTCCGTGGTAACTGGAATAATAAAGAGATGTCGAGTCCGATGATCCTACAGAAATCTTGTCATGATATGGATATTATTTCGTTTGTTATCGGCAAACAATGTAAGCGCATTAGTTCTTATGGTTCACTAATGCATTTTAAAGAAGAAAATGCTCCTGCCGGTGCACCGAAGCGCTGTTTAGATGGATGTCCTGCGGAATTAGAGTGCCCATTCCATTCGGGCAGGTATTATCTTGGTGAGGGAAAAGGCTGGGCCAAGAAGTTCACCGAAGACTATACAAATGAGGGTATCATCAAGGCGTTGCAGGAAACACCATATGGAAAATGCGTCTACCGTTCAGATAATAATGTCGTCGACCATCAGGTGGTCAACATGGAATTCGAAGACGGAGCAACCGCAACATTCAGCATGTGTGGTTTTACAAGGGAACAAACGCGGATCGTGCAAATTATGGGAACAAAAGGAGAAATCCGCGGGAACATGGAGGAAAATAGTATTTCCATTTTTGATTTCCTTACCAAGCAAGAAACTATCATAAAATTTGACAACCCTGTTGGCGGACATGGCGGCGGAGACAATGGAATCATGAGGACATTTCTCCGAGAAATTCAATTTGGTAATCAAGGTGAAAGTGTTTCCTCTACATCAGCTTCCGTAAGAAGCCACCTCATGGCATTTGCCGCTGAGGAATCAAGGTTAAACGAGGGTCAATCGATGAATATCGATGACTATTATCATATTTTGCTAGAAAATCTAAATGCTTAA
- a CDS encoding LacI family DNA-binding transcriptional regulator: MARLKDIAEYVGVSISTVSRVIQNDQTRNVNPETKTKIWEAVKELGYIPNQHARNLVTNKLTKNKTRTMKIGWVANPKQVETNPYFVNIYSGIHDTLTANDYTLISITKDELENETLLLKAIHELGIEGLLLIDRIDDSLIEYIQQTIPVVGLDFFYTDKNIAVIDYNREAAIKTVVQHLISQGHREIGFIGGGLNESFEDLHAEYRFKGYQSAMEEAGLAIRPDWVINTKWKMENSYEEMSRLIKRDRAHLPTAMVCASDLMAIAAMRAVIENNLRIPEDIAFFGVDNIEMGKYSSPPLSTVEIPKYEMGKMAAKTMMEMVEEKIKLPIKLILPFELVLRESSNIKRT, from the coding sequence GTGGCAAGATTAAAGGATATTGCGGAATATGTAGGCGTGTCAATTTCAACTGTTTCGCGAGTTATTCAAAATGATCAAACAAGAAATGTGAACCCGGAAACAAAAACGAAAATTTGGGAGGCTGTTAAGGAATTAGGGTATATCCCCAATCAGCATGCTCGAAATTTAGTTACCAACAAACTAACAAAGAATAAAACAAGAACAATGAAAATTGGCTGGGTTGCCAATCCAAAACAGGTAGAAACGAACCCTTACTTTGTAAATATTTATTCAGGTATTCACGACACATTAACAGCTAATGATTATACCCTAATCAGTATTACCAAGGATGAACTTGAAAACGAGACGCTGCTGCTTAAAGCAATTCATGAATTAGGGATTGAAGGACTTCTGCTGATTGACAGGATTGATGACAGCCTAATTGAATACATACAGCAAACCATCCCGGTGGTTGGACTAGACTTTTTCTATACAGATAAGAATATCGCTGTCATTGATTACAACCGCGAGGCTGCTATTAAAACGGTGGTTCAGCATTTAATTAGTCAAGGACATCGGGAGATCGGGTTTATTGGCGGTGGGCTAAATGAAAGCTTTGAAGATTTGCATGCTGAATATCGGTTTAAAGGGTACCAATCTGCTATGGAAGAAGCGGGACTAGCTATCCGGCCAGATTGGGTCATCAATACGAAGTGGAAAATGGAAAATAGCTACGAAGAAATGAGTCGGCTCATAAAAAGAGACCGAGCCCATTTGCCAACAGCAATGGTTTGTGCCAGTGACTTGATGGCCATTGCTGCGATGAGAGCTGTGATTGAAAATAATCTTCGTATTCCGGAAGACATTGCCTTCTTTGGAGTGGACAATATTGAAATGGGGAAATATTCATCACCACCGCTTTCTACAGTGGAAATCCCTAAATACGAAATGGGAAAAATGGCAGCGAAAACGATGATGGAAATGGTAGAGGAGAAAATCAAGCTTCCCATCAAGCTTATTTTGCCATTTGAATTAGTACTTCGTGAATCATCAAATATAAAACGAACCTAA
- a CDS encoding GntR family transcriptional regulator, whose protein sequence is MEPLQHDSLIPLYHQLMERLKESIEKRYWTPGDKIPSENQLMDQFGVSRNTAKKAIEELVQEGILYRIQGKGTFVAKPKFQQSLMGFYSFSKVLKEKGLNPKDIILKLEEVKPTAKVREALQLGEDEDVIEMKRLRCANDEPYILESSFIPKNVVSDMEKLKKVGEISLYDLFAQEFNIIVTRAKEAFEPVLIRPEESEYLQTENGRPALLLERTAYDTNGVIVEFCISIVRGDRCRFYTELT, encoded by the coding sequence ATGGAACCACTGCAGCATGATAGTTTGATTCCACTTTATCACCAATTAATGGAAAGGCTAAAGGAGTCTATTGAAAAGAGGTATTGGACACCTGGTGATAAAATTCCATCGGAAAATCAATTGATGGACCAATTCGGTGTAAGTCGCAATACGGCTAAAAAGGCAATTGAGGAGCTTGTTCAGGAAGGAATCCTTTACCGGATCCAAGGAAAAGGAACATTTGTCGCAAAACCAAAATTTCAGCAGTCATTGATGGGGTTTTATAGCTTTAGCAAAGTATTAAAAGAAAAAGGATTAAATCCTAAGGATATCATTCTGAAACTAGAAGAAGTAAAACCGACTGCAAAAGTCCGGGAAGCGTTACAGCTTGGAGAAGACGAGGATGTTATTGAAATGAAACGCCTTCGTTGTGCAAATGATGAGCCGTATATTTTGGAATCGTCTTTTATTCCGAAAAATGTGGTTTCGGATATGGAGAAGCTTAAAAAAGTTGGTGAAATATCATTATATGATTTATTCGCACAGGAATTTAATATCATAGTAACTAGAGCAAAGGAGGCATTTGAACCGGTCCTCATTCGGCCGGAAGAAAGTGAATACCTTCAAACGGAAAATGGCCGTCCAGCACTATTACTTGAGCGAACAGCCTATGATACTAATGGAGTAATTGTTGAATTTTGTATCTCCATTGTACGAGGCGATCGCTGCCGCTTTTACACAGAATTAACATAA
- a CDS encoding GNAT family N-acetyltransferase — protein MEKKQEIFIRQLELSDGEDLLKLEVENRDFFQLYGPLKDEKFYTLDGQVERIKNWVLLAEQDSGYAFGIFLTDSKQLIGNVTLSEVARGNYQSCWIGYYLDRKHNGKGYMTKAVKLAVDYGFNKLKLHRIEAGVMPHNIPSIKVLEKAGFHKEGIAIENVKINGRWENHQILAIVNNEEYKSKVIRKNP, from the coding sequence ATGGAGAAAAAGCAAGAGATATTTATTAGGCAATTGGAATTATCGGATGGGGAGGATTTGCTTAAGTTAGAGGTTGAAAATAGAGATTTTTTCCAACTCTATGGACCACTAAAAGATGAAAAGTTTTATACACTTGATGGGCAAGTTGAGCGAATTAAAAATTGGGTTTTACTAGCAGAGCAGGACTCAGGTTATGCTTTTGGGATATTTCTTACAGACAGCAAGCAATTGATTGGAAATGTAACACTATCTGAGGTTGCAAGAGGTAACTATCAGAGTTGTTGGATTGGGTATTACTTAGACCGTAAACATAATGGGAAGGGATACATGACAAAGGCCGTCAAATTAGCTGTAGACTATGGATTTAATAAATTAAAGTTACATCGAATTGAAGCTGGAGTTATGCCTCATAATATACCTTCCATCAAGGTGCTGGAAAAAGCAGGGTTTCATAAGGAAGGAATAGCAATTGAAAATGTCAAGATTAATGGAAGGTGGGAGAATCATCAAATATTAGCGATTGTTAATAATGAAGAGTACAAATCGAAAGTAATTAGAAAAAACCCTTAA
- a CDS encoding caspase family protein: MVYKALIIAVDQYNSASGLPNTVNDALEIKRLLLESPSFFKEQDVQVFQGSISRRNILLPALKLFFEGAADTDVLFLFWAGHGAFINNEGYFVPFDGDIYSPGITMIKMSEVRDLIDQTIAKTVLSFFDTCHSGAITRSIQQELHRGLEVKGSGKVLIAACSANQYAWDRAGHGAFTDYLIRGLEGEAANRDGDIDVYNLYSYVSKSLNEEFGDQSPVIKSTLNGEPLLLKRTTNRSEFTSITKFANHRQVNSSGLSFWLGTIITDYDEFHSKNKGEYQLTLINPDPKIEQALKNMREKETYPFAIRDEADIVSVENIDIRSTREGTYIVINLKGKGEGNSSIFSEMSIGGGMGKTLTPDEIAMLRIRRILFGEKVIPSGYGDSLVESMISHPTNAKIQVIPNIISSLASQRYTPEKIRVMIVGSLILTGTIEKIETLSLTLDNDVITKLHLVGYRPKYYSNVDPKKIEVNEEINISIC, translated from the coding sequence ATGGTTTATAAAGCTTTAATTATAGCTGTGGATCAGTATAACAGTGCAAGTGGTCTCCCAAATACAGTAAATGATGCTTTAGAAATAAAGCGTCTTCTTTTAGAGTCTCCTTCCTTTTTTAAGGAACAAGATGTCCAAGTTTTCCAAGGTTCTATCTCAAGAAGAAATATTTTACTTCCTGCTCTAAAACTATTCTTTGAAGGTGCAGCTGATACGGATGTATTATTTCTTTTTTGGGCGGGTCATGGTGCATTTATAAATAATGAAGGTTATTTTGTTCCATTCGATGGAGATATCTATTCCCCTGGTATTACCATGATAAAAATGTCCGAAGTAAGAGATTTGATTGATCAGACAATTGCTAAAACAGTTTTATCATTCTTTGATACATGCCATAGCGGAGCGATTACGCGAAGTATTCAACAGGAATTGCATCGAGGATTGGAAGTCAAAGGATCAGGAAAGGTACTAATTGCTGCCTGTTCTGCCAATCAATATGCTTGGGATCGAGCAGGTCATGGTGCGTTTACAGACTATTTAATTAGAGGTTTGGAAGGAGAAGCCGCTAATAGAGATGGAGACATAGATGTATATAATCTTTATTCATATGTTAGCAAAAGTTTAAATGAGGAATTTGGAGATCAGAGTCCTGTAATAAAAAGTACTCTAAATGGAGAGCCGTTGTTGTTAAAAAGAACAACAAATAGAAGTGAATTTACTTCAATAACAAAATTCGCAAATCATCGACAGGTAAACTCTTCCGGATTAAGTTTTTGGCTAGGCACAATTATAACCGATTATGATGAGTTTCATAGCAAAAATAAAGGCGAATATCAATTAACACTAATTAATCCAGATCCTAAAATTGAACAAGCTTTAAAAAACATGAGAGAAAAAGAGACATATCCTTTTGCGATAAGAGATGAGGCAGATATTGTATCGGTTGAAAATATTGACATCAGATCTACTAGAGAAGGAACATACATTGTCATAAACCTAAAGGGAAAAGGAGAAGGTAATAGTTCTATCTTTTCTGAAATGTCAATCGGTGGAGGAATGGGTAAAACACTGACTCCTGATGAGATAGCAATGTTGCGTATTAGACGCATACTATTCGGTGAAAAGGTTATACCATCTGGTTATGGAGACTCTTTAGTGGAATCAATGATTAGTCATCCTACAAATGCAAAAATCCAAGTGATACCAAATATAATTTCGAGCTTAGCTAGCCAAAGATACACGCCTGAGAAAATAAGAGTTATGATTGTGGGATCTCTTATTTTAACTGGTACAATTGAAAAAATTGAAACTCTTTCACTTACATTGGATAACGATGTAATTACTAAACTTCACCTAGTAGGATATCGTCCAAAATATTATTCAAATGTCGATCCCAAGAAAATTGAAGTTAATGAAGAAATAAATATTTCAATTTGTTAA